Genomic segment of Tiliqua scincoides isolate rTilSci1 chromosome 1, rTilSci1.hap2, whole genome shotgun sequence:
GCCTCTCTACACAACATAATGGGCTAACTCAGGTGTTGACAAAAATATAGTGAGGGAAACTAACTTTCAAATCATCCAAAAGTTTGCATATGTATATTGCCTTAAGTCATTGGAACTATCATGGCAGGTGTGCTGGAGTGTGGATGCCCTGAAAAATAGGACTatgatgttgtgtgtgtgtgtgtgtgtgtgtgtgtttcctgcaGAGCGagcttggcctttcctttgctttggCACTGCTTCCAGCAGATGAACTTAGCAGGGAATCTAGTTTTGATGGAGTCATCAGTTTTATAACCAGAAGCATGAACCATCATGCTTCAGGTGAACTGTTTACCTCTTTAAAAAGTGTCACTCATACATTTATTTGATTTGAGCATTGTGTAGTGCTTTAAAAGCAAATTCATCCAGTTTTAAAAGAGTTCAAAAACTGCTGCCAGGGTGGTTTATGTGATATTACAAGTTCCTAACGAGTCAGTGCTGGGCACGGTTGGATTCTGTCTCCAAAACACAAAACTGGTTTTTCCTGAGCTTTTCCTGTGCATGTGTGTacgtgtatgtggggggggggcagggacaggagATTTACACGTGTGAAATGTGGTGAGTATACTTCTGCTGTGACTCCATTGCTCAAAGTATCAATGTTTGGACATGTCCTTAGACGTTATTATTAGCAGGAGTGGTGTCTGGTTGGGCCAGGACAGGCTGAGGGCTTCATCCATCAGAGGGCGAGTGCTTTGAACCCTCAGCGCTAGCTTCCAATGTGCTCAGAAGGCAGGTGGGCATGTCAGTATTCTGCCAGCACTGTCCTATTCTGTAACAgcttggctgcaatcttatacaataTATACTCTcctgagaataaaccccattgaatacaaagggacttacttctgagtaggcataggaTTACATTGCTTGTGTCCCTGGTTTCTTAGAAAGGTGGTAGCTCATTGGCAACTGTCAATTGTTTTGGAATATACTCCCAATTATCCTAAGGATATTTCCCTTGGAAGAGATCTTTCTGATTTAAGGATGAACTGTTACAAAAGTTTTCCATTCATGCTCAtctaaaatgtgaaaaaatgtaaTGCACAGTTAGCTGCCTATCTCTGACTTCAAATGTTTCACCCAAAGTCTTGAAGGTCCATTAGTGGTTTTACATGTCTTCAGTAAACGAGCTGCTGTTTGCAATACTGAATAACAGTGAAATAACTCCACTGcagcctttttcttcttctttacaaGTAAAGGACAATGCACGTGGTGTGCTGCCAGGCAATGTAGTTTGAGTAGGTCTcccacttccaatttttgcaTTTTTCATGCCAACTGTTCTCACTTCAGAAAGCTCACCTGCATTTTTCTGTATTGCAAAACAGATCATTCAAGCATAATGCAGCACTCTGAGTATTTGTCAGACTGATTCTACTACTGCAGTAGAAAGAACATTAATATTGCTTTTTTGCAATGATAAACTGTCCTTGCCTTGGAACTCTGAGCTGATTCTGCTcaaagagatagagagagagagagagagagatcctgaaGTAGAATATTGGAGTGGGTTATTTATTACCCATGAAAATTAGTCTTGTGCACAATGCGACTTCCTCTGTTACAGAAAACAAGTTGGAACCTATGAGGAATTTATGAGTGGAAGATAGGAGCAGAGAGGGTGTTCAACTCCACACCACTCCTTTTTCATCCTTGCCTCTTTCACTTGTTGCAGCCTCCTCACCTCTACTTTCCATTTTTTGACAAGGGGGAAGAGACTGTACCCTGCTTTCCTCTTCCCTATTGGATCCACCAGATATCTGTGTTGTAGGCAATGTATCCACTCTAAAATGATATCTAGATTCTGCTGTTGTTGAATTTTGAATTCTGTTGGTTCAAAAAATCAGTCACACATGGTGGCATATGACATTGACTATGAAGAAGAAATTGAAAGCCGATCTTTCCTGAAGTAATTCACTAACCAGGTATTTTAGGAAGAACACTGTGTTGGCCATCTTATTGCAGTTATCTCATGCTAGTTTCTAAATCTGCCTTGTAACTATTGCAGAAACTGCGTATGGTTATGAGTGATGGAGCAGTTATGAATGTTCTCAGCTGGGAAAGTTACCTATAAACGTGGACAATTCAGCCTATCTCAAAAGTTTTGAAGGGAAATTATTAGTTTGAGAGAACAGAGTACAACCAGATAGACTACACAGGtctataaaattgagggtcagaaaagtttttcccaaactttatgatggtttgatatgaatttggggtgccgattcaaaaaatggcatctgttttgccctatcatgtctagttttggagatacagtatagcctcattatacttgaaccattcactaaagaggctatgctgtgtctccaaaactagacatgatagggcaaaacggatgccatttttggaatcagcaccccaaatgtacccaggaattggtgtaacgtttaaggaagcaaaatgtgtgttggcctgtgctatctGTGCAAAGCTAGCACATCAAGAAGGATTCCATATCATTCTAGCTAGCTTTTTTTCCATGGTGTGTGGGCTCTTTTTTCTACTTAGGCAGAGAGAAAATCTTGAGCCTGCTTTGTTTTCACAGTTGTTGGTGGGGACTGCCCCAAAGCCTattatttaaagcattttaatGCTGCCTTCCACTTTTGCTGCTCTTTGTTACTGAAGTAGCAGCCTCCCCAAAAGTGGTGCACAAACAGATGCTTCCTCACCTCAGTACACATTTTATCATCCATAATGTAGAGGCATCACTTGCAAATAaggaatgctttaaaaaaattttttttaaaatcccatagCCATCTTTTTCTCTCTGAACTTCTTTCCCTCACCTTGCCCAAATCTCATGGTGAATGCATGTAGCCTTACTACGTGGAGGATATAGGGCAAGGGAAAGGATACAGGGAAaagattgtgggcccaatcctaccaacttgccagtgcagctgcaatgcagccccaaggaaagagaacaagccttcccttagctggaggaggcctctctgaaATCCCCCCTtctacaggatgcagggcatgccctgttggtatggctgcaccagtgctggaaaattggataggatttggtcttGTGTTGGCTTGAGTTGTGGGGAAATAATTCCTGGgaaggcaaaacaaaacaagaataaTTGGCTATGGTGTTGAAAACTACCAGTGAGGTCAGATGTTCTAGACTGCATAGTAAGTATTGAATTGTCTATACCCAGAGTGCTTACAAACCTTGAACTGGCTTTGACTGTGTGTGGTCTCAGAGGATAACAGTATGTGACTGTTTAGAACACATGGCACAGAGGCTGAGGGAGTTGAAGAGGTATGGAGACAGCATGGAAGAAATATGGAATAGAACAGCCAGAGAAAGCATGGATGTGAGTtgtgttggcatctttcagtcttggaagactatggtatcatgttctgaatagtggttctggaacagagtgtcctctccagtgcgcgaagcctgggtaaggtagatatggaggataaactgttacccatgcagcaaatcccccctctccacatcgctgaaatggtccaatggaaaggcagaagccaatacggttggttccagcaacgtcgcaggagttgccagaacgtgactgtgttcagccatgaactgcctcagggactccggctccggattttgcctcgaggttgactcctgaagccttttccataactggatgtagccacaaggcagtggaggtttgggatcagagttttccttctctcagatgagctgccttcccaggctcaggagtcccatctacccggtggctgtttagtcacctcttatgacaagtacacccaaactgagggcctattcttatccccagccccctggGGACAGAAAGCATGGATATATAAAGAGAAATAAACTAGTTGAAATATACTGAATGATCCTGCTGAATTAACTGAATGAACCACATACCAACCTTTTAGATTTGATTTAATACGACTGATACTGCAATCTGTGctgtatacattttaaaataattacattATTTCTTCCCTGAACAGGAGTGACTTTGTTGCACCATAGACTGCTTCTACTTCATGTCAACTAATTGGGAATAACCTCCAACCCTGATTATCTCCTACAAAATCCATCAACCTCACTTTAAATGCTCTGAGTATGAGGTCTGACATATATATTTTGTAAGACCACAGAATATACTACTTCTGTGGTAGGGTTTTCAGGTGCAGTGGTTGTGACATGGAGATCGATGCTTATGACAACCTGAAATCTGCAGCCATGTTATCAAGAGAGCTGGTGTGGTATAGGAGTTGAAAGAGTGCTGGACTTGAGCTAAGAGGACTTGGAGTAAAACTCCTAGCTGCAATGCTCACTGTTGATCTTGGGctgatcaattttttttaacctaaccTATTTTACAGGGTTGATGTAACCCTGGAAGCAGAGTAACATTGCAgacagtggggggtgggtgggtagagtGGGAATATGCCATTCTGAGATGCTTATATAAGAGATAGGATAACAATCTAATTAATAAATAAGGCCATGTATTCTTTAAGCCAGAGATAGAAGCTAAAGGGTGGAAAAGATGGAAGCTATACTATACCCCAGTATAGTTTAGTTGTCCTTATATGGACaggggagagccagggtggtgtagtggtctgggaattggactgagacctggaagatccaggttcaaatctcccctcagccacgaagcttcctgggtgaccttcggtcagtcactttctctcagcctcacctacctcacagggctgttgtgaggacaaaaggaggggagcagctgtgtacactgccctgagctctttggaggaagggcggtatgaaaaatgaaaaataaataacaatatgGAGAATTCTCAATTATATGTTTTACGTAAAGGAGGTATACACAAGATTGCATGATGATTGATGGGGAGGGGAAGTAAGGAAATGGGAAGAGCTATCTTAAGACTATATATTTAATTATGCAACATTAACAGGAAAAAAACTTCTATGGAATTCTGTAAGAGCAATTGTATTGTGTAAACTTATTCAAAGCTTTTGATTTTAAAGAAGTAGTCAAATATCAAAAACGCAACTTTACTTATTTAAATGAGCATGGAAAGTCTCTCTAAATCTAGAAGCTAATCAGTGCTTCAGTTTGTGATTCCACTTCTAAAATGTTCCACGTTCTTATGGTAAATCATGATTTAAATGTTTCCTTACACTTGCTATAATAGGTTATGTAGATCTATGTTATAAATAGTACATGGGATTTACAGCAGTTGGAAAACTACAGTGCTCTGCAGTGCTTGCACAATGTTCCCTTACAGATACTTTGTCAACCACAATGCCTTAGATAAAAGCTATATCTGTATAGATCAGTTAAATTTGCTATTTTCACtaatttttctctcccccctcccctttctaccTACAGGCAAAAATGAGAGATCGACTCTTCGAGCTTTCTGAGCTAGCTAGGCTTTATGGCCAACATTCTCCTGATGCTGAGGTTGACTTGCAATTGCCTCGTGAAACTCTCTTGTTTGAAACAGATTATGCCTTAGCAAGTGTTTACAAAGATATTCAGGGAATCAGAACGAGTAACAACCACCTGAAAGAGGACATTCGGCGTCTGGGCAAACAAAACACCCGCTTTCTTACATCTATGCGCCGCCTCAGTAGCATAAAACGTGATACGAACACAATTGCAAAAGACATCAAGGCCCGTGGAGAAGAGATCCATCGGAAACTTCAGGCTTTGAGAGACTTCAGTGAAGATGCAGAAACCAAATATGGCTCTGGTTCAATTCTAGCCCGTGTATCAAAGGACCACTACATCGATCTCATGCATGCTTTTCAGGAAGCTATGTTTGCATACAACGAGACAGAGATGAAACAGCGAGACAACTGCAAGATCAGGATCCAGCGACAGCTGGAGATCATGGGCAAGGATGTGTCTGGCAACCAGATAGAGGAAATGATTGAGCAAGGCAGGTGGGATGTCTTCTCCGAGAATCTTCTGTCTGATATCAAGGGAGCTCGTACGGCATTGAATGAGATAGAAACACGGCACAAAGAGTTGATGAAGTTGGAGAGTCGCATCAGGGAAGTCCATGAACTATTTTTGCAGGTAGCTCTGCTGGTAGAAGAGCAGGCTGACACCTTTGATGTGATCGAACTGAATGTACAAAATGTTGAAGATTATGTTGGAGAAGCTAAAGGTCAAGTGAGGAGAGCTCTTGAGTACCGGAGGAAGCACCCTTGTCGAACTCTCATCTGCTGTTGCTTATCTTGCTTAAAGGGTTAACTATCCTCAAATTTCTAGATCAGTTTGTTGAAATTTCTGTACACTTGCAACATATGCTTTCCTTGCAAAAGATTGCTCTGTAGCAATGTCATGTTTTCCTTTCATTGTACTGTATTTCATTCATTAATTTGGTGCACTTATCTCAGGATGTATTGAAAGCCAAATGAGATGTTACCCTGAAGTATGTCATATCTTCCTAACAGAAGATGAGATAACCTTGtctttcccaccccctgcccccacattCCTGCCAAAATTAGAGGCAAACAAAAACATATGTAAAGTTCTTAGAAATATTGGTCAGGTGAATAAAACACTCTCCAGATGAATATCTAAACTGCAAGAAAATTCAACCATGTGGTAACTGATCTGTAGTCTTTTCTGGTGGAAGGGGAGAAATTGCAAAACCCTGAATTGGCATGAGTTGGAAGAATTGTTCTAGATAATTCACATGTACATAAGCTGAACTGCTGACTGGCACAAGACAAGGGGAGCTACATCATGCCTATGCTTTGTCACCTGCGCTCATTGCTGGTATGTTTCAGGATGCAGTTCagggtgctggttttaacctttaaggccctaCCCAGCTTGGGAGCAGAGTAGCTTCCCCCACAAAACTGAGATCATCTAAGAGGGTTCTATTTTGTGTTTCATCATCAAAAGAAGTGTATTTGGCAGTGATGTGGGAAATTACCTTTTCTATGGTTTAACTTTCTTCCTCAGAAGTACAGTTGGTGCTGTTTCTGTTTTGGCTCTGACTAAAGACCATCTTGTTCTgcagcactttttttctttcattgcagCTGTTTTGACGAAATTTTTACTGATTTATAGTTTTTTTATTATTGACTTTCTAGTCTTGTTAATATATATTCTTGTTGTGAGCCTTATTATTATAACTGCCTCCTGATGAGAGGGGAGATAAAAGTCTGTAAGTACATTTTTTGATACAAGATCTGTTAACAGAACATACTTATTTTTATAGATGTGTTTTTGtaaatgttaaaataaaatgaagatgTACATGTTTGAGCAGCAATCTGTGTCTAGTAGCTCTATCCATCACTAGGTTGCATAATACAGGGAAACATGGCAGTAGTCAAACTGCCAAAGTCTGGGAAGATGTAGGGAGTAGGCTGGGGAAACCACTCTTGTTAATAGTTGTGTACTGTGCCACAGCTTGGGAGTGGATGATGGGCCAAAAAAATTACAAGACCAAGTTAGGGTAAAGAGAGGCAGATGCTATTAATCTTGGGTAGAACCATCTTGAGGGTTGGAAAGCTGTCCAAGAAGAGAGTAGGAGAAAAGGTGAAATATCATGGCAGAAGGTAAAACATTAGGTAGGGAATAAGACACCAGGAAAATGATTTCTAGGAAGCAAAGGATGTAGAATAGTTCCTGTTGGGACTAAGGCAAAAAATGTCCCTAATGAATAacaattcctcccccccctccccccaatacattaacacagtgattttcaacctttttcatttcagggcacactgacaaggtgctaaaattttcaaggcacaccatcagctttttgaaaattgacaaggcacaccatgccctaaatcaggggtctccaaactttttggccagagggccacatcaaatatctggcgtggtgtggagggctgggaaaaaaatttaaatataaaatttaaataaataaattagagatggaacttagttgaatgaataaatgaatgaatgggctcattcattcaacctctttggccctcagaacaccctccaggcacaatcagagcacacttctggtcatgttcagttgagtgggccagaggctttcaggggacaagaggttggctgcgggtcggaaagaggctcgctgtgggctgcatctggctccggggctggggtttggaggcccctgctctaaatcaaaggttttccaaacattttggcaggacggccacatcatctctctgttgggggccaggaaaaaaagaattaatttacatttaaaatttgaacaaatttacataaatgaatatattagagatggaacttacatgaatgaaggaaggtcttgcagtagctcaaggcctataaaaggccttgcacaaagcaaggccagcctttccttcgctgctgctgctgcatcacagatgtgaaacagcaagtagtggaaggagcccttgtaccacagctcatgcaagaggttgaacagttgccctcaggctgagagcagctgtgttgggccagcatgggctctagcaagtctccaagggccaaaggctcattggagactaggggctccctgcaggctggattgggaatccccaagggccgcaagtggcccctgggccggggtttgggtaacCTTGCTCTAAATGATAAAAtgctgcacattaaaaaaaaaatactgtaaaataaTCAGACACCATAAGATGGAATGCCCCGGAAACTTGTATTCAGTGATGCAGCTAAACAACAAAAACATGCCTTGAAGTGAGTGTATGTTAGTTAGATCCAATCTGATTCTGAATATGGTAGTCAGTTCCTTAGCAGGAGCAAAATCCTTTACGAGGTCTTCCTAGCTGAAATTTAACTGTGAGCACTGTTGCATCTTCACACCAGTCAAATAAATTGATGAGATACATTAGTTGAAAGATGAACGTTCATTTGCTTCTAACTAAGCTTTGGCCAAGAACTCCTGACAATGTATTTTTGTTGTGTGATATTCCAGTTTAACATTAACCAGCTCTTAATACTAAATGTAACTGATGAAAAAAGTTGGACTTTTATCACTTCCTGATTGCCGAGTCATTAACATGTGAGGGCATGTTTTTTAGTAACAGCCCTTCCTCAAAATTAAAATACACAGTAATAAAAATGTGGAGGATGTGGAAGAAATTAATAGTGATTGTGAAGTTTTTTGGGGAGTGTGTTGTCACAGTATTGTATTTTGGATAAATACCTACAAAGCTGAAAACTCAATTTTAAAATTGAATTTCATGTCACCTGaaatatacacacaaaaaatagCTTTTGGTGATTTGTTCAGGTGTGTGCATAGGTCCTAGATTACACAGCCACTGAATCTCAAGTGCATCATCTTACAAAAAAGCCAGTTTGTCTTTGAATTTTCACACATTGAAAAAATACTTGTATACTACCTAGCAACAAAAAGCATAATCTGCTATAAGCAAAAAACCACACACAGAATGGCTTGCAACAAttcaaacaaaaaacccaaacaatGAAAAATTAACAATACTGCTGTTAATGAAGCCACACCAGATGCTTCAAGGGAGCTGCAGGATATTGTCTTTTTTCTTAAGTAAATGGCTGCTGTAAGGTGCTAAGGTTTGCACTAGAagagtttttaaaatatattaacatataataataataataataataataatgatagatAGTAAAACTCTCTGCCCCTGTTCTATTTTTAAAGGGGGTAACCAGAACAGTACACAGTATTCTAAATTTAGCCACACCACAAGCTCAATTCAGGTGTTTGTTCTCTTGTGAACATGCAAGGCTATCTCCAGAGCCTGCTGGCTtagccttgcccctccccccactgaatgTCACACATGCTTAACCCTGACCCTGATCTCCACACATTcaagcatttgtctgcagtggcAAATGCTGAATGTGGGAAATCTTCATCCTGTGATTGCAACCCGAGAGAGAGCAtgccatgcactctggagaagcCCTCCCATGTTTGCTTTCCACAGAAGAGCAAATGCTTGAATACAGCTACAGAGTTATATAATTCCACTCGGTCCTCCTTGAATCCAAACTGTTATACTAATTCACAGCAGCAGTCTTAAGAGTTTATGACCTTAACCTGTATGAGGACTGtttgttaaactttttttttaagttagtgtCTGAGCCAGAACTAAACTGCAGTTAATTCTGTAAACTACTGTGAGCCTATGtgctgagctgtgggatgatgtCATTATACATCCCACTTCACTGGAATTATCTCTAATTTATCTCATTTATGACAGATGAATATCAAGTGAAAATGCCAGTTGGTTTAAGAAACTAGATGGTTTGCTTTTTCAGTTGGTAAGCTATAGGTTTCTTCTTTATTGTATCAGGTCACTTCTACACAGTTCTTCATTTCCTTAACAAAACCACAGTTTTGCCAGGAAATGCATTACACCACataattttacttttttttcttgttcagaaacaagaagtaaaataaaaatctttttagaCCACTCAGGAATGTAAGGCAGAATATTGGAAGACTGATGCCTCCTCAGATGCAACTGTTGTGGTATTGTTAAGCTGTAATCATTTAATAGGGCCTATTAAAAGCTGTGCATTTAATGGGGCCTATTAATACACGTACCTGAATTATATTCAGCAATGATTAAGGGACATAgtgattccctccccccttccagtaAACTCTAGTTCAgaggtgtccaaagattttggcaggagggccacatcatctctctgacactgtgtcggggggctgggggaaaaaagaattaatttacatttaaaatttgaataaatttacataagtttacataaatgaatatattaaagaacttatatgaatgaatgaaggtcttgcaatagctccttcctttgctgccgctgctgcatcacagatgtgaaagagcaagcagtggagggagctctcatcccacagctcacacgagaggtcaaacagttgccctcacactgagagcagttgcattgggccagtgcgggcttcaacaaatctctggagggccagaggctcattggagactgggggctccctgagggccgcattgagaggccttgagggccgcaagtggcccctgggccggggtttgggcacccctgctctagttggtAGAATGagattctttttgtttttaacacaAGATACAGATAAGGATCTATATTAACGTTACTTACAGTGTTTATATTCATTTCATAACCATTATGAAAATCATAATtggaaggggccatagctcatTGGCAGAGCACATAGTTTGCATGTTCAATCCTTGGTATGTCCTTGGGTGAGCAGGGAAAGATCCTCACCTGAACCAATGGTGATCCACTCCTAGTCAACACAAATGACactgagccagatggaccaatggtctcactCAGCTGCGACTTCCATACTCCCCAACATTTCTCTGTATAGTTCCCAATATTACTATTCCAACACACAATAAAAATGTTCCATTTGAGGATAAACATTTGGGCTTTTCCTGACTCTtaataccatgttggcatccttcagtctcggaagaccatggtgtcacgctctgaatggtggctctggaacagagtgtcctctccagtgcgcaaagcctgggtaaagtaggtatggaggataggctattacccatgcagcaaatcccccctctccacgtcgctgaaatggtccaatggaaaggcagaagccaatacggttggttccagcggcgtcgcaggagttgccagaacgtgactgtgttcagccatgaactgcctcagggactctggctccggattttgcctcgaggttgactcctgaagccttttccataactggatgtagccacaaggcagtggaggtttgggatcagagttttccttctctcagatgagctgccttcccaggctgacctagtcccatctacccggtggctgttcagtcacctcttatgacaagtacagccaaactgagggcctattcttatccccagcccccaggggggatACCACAACTTTATAATACATACCATCTTCCAGACCCTTCGTAATCTCTTCAGTACAGACAGTAGAGTGAGATTTTTATCCATATCACCAACTGTGAATACAGAACCACTCAGTGGTAGCTATTCCAGGTTATTTACTCAAAATTTAAATTGTCTCATGTTGTGGGAGGAAAATACCCAGTTCCTCATGCAAAATCCTCCAAGAAGGCTAGCAATATCTATATGTATATATCTATACAGATTGATCGAATATGCACAATCAGCAATACACACCAGATTTCTTCTTATAACTCAAGTATGTATTGCTTACAATTCACACGGAAAGCATTATCATAATTTAAAACTAGACTTTTTAAGGTGCTCTAGCCCAAGGGCTCAGGTggcttaggtccaaatcctatcttattttccagtgcctgtgcagccatgccagtggggcatgtgctgtatcctgtggtggagggacaatcatggaggcctcctctaggtaagggaacatttgttctctttccttaaGGCTCCACTGCGGCTGCAtcgggactggaaagttggataggattgggcccttagaagttTAGAAGACTCCCCATAACCCCCTCCAAAgaaaaactgcttttgaaagtttCTAAAGGAGTTAGCCACATGACATTCATGCTGGAGGACAATTCAcctagagcagagtttctcaacttttgtcctccaccataccactccACATGGTCTacatcacatggtccaccttACCACTTCACACTGAAGGACCACTGGAAGTAGCAGGTGATGACATCACCTGGGTTGTGAAGCCAGAAGCAATGCaatgaacaccagtaagaggctcggggtggctgggagggctttttttgagtgtggaaaagcatgctttggagctctagctgccaagccaagcctcttaTTGCTCTCTGTTGCGTTGTGTTCCTGGACTTGCTGCTGGACGGCAGGGGTCCAGGAGTCCTGAGAGTAtcacataagagcataagaagagtcctgctggatcaggcccagggtccaatctcacagttgcccaccagatgcctcagggagcacacaagacaacaagagacctgcatcctggtgccctcctttgcctctttggtgggccactgtgagatacaggaagctggactggatgcgCCTTTGGCCTAAGCCAGCGGGGCCGTTCTTAAGCtcttatctggcattctgataacCGCTtggtgaacttttagttgaaaagtggtatataaatactgttaataataataattctgagaCAGCCTGCTTCTGAACTCAGGAAAtggcacatgcccatcatggcttgtaatgcatgatggacttttcctccaggaatctgtccaatcccttttaaaggca
This window contains:
- the STX11 gene encoding syntaxin-11, which encodes MRDRLFELSELARLYGQHSPDAEVDLQLPRETLLFETDYALASVYKDIQGIRTSNNHLKEDIRRLGKQNTRFLTSMRRLSSIKRDTNTIAKDIKARGEEIHRKLQALRDFSEDAETKYGSGSILARVSKDHYIDLMHAFQEAMFAYNETEMKQRDNCKIRIQRQLEIMGKDVSGNQIEEMIEQGRWDVFSENLLSDIKGARTALNEIETRHKELMKLESRIREVHELFLQVALLVEEQADTFDVIELNVQNVEDYVGEAKGQVRRALEYRRKHPCRTLICCCLSCLKG